The following are from one region of the Flavobacteriales bacterium genome:
- a CDS encoding potassium channel protein: AIEDYSFLEAVYMTIITVSSVGFNEVRVLSDAGRIFTIFLILTSFGTFAFAISSITRYMIDGEFRKYFAVNRSNKKMSKLKNHIIVCGYGRNGGRAIKSLLAHKETFVIIEKDPAKIEDAREDGHRNIIEGDSTKDSVLFSANISKASAIITTLPKDSDNLFVVLTAREINPELKIISSASEDNSVRKLKIAGADNVIMPSKVGGAHMASLVLTPDLVEFLDNISLEGDADVNLEEISFKELPEDFNYKTLGEIESRSKTGTTVIGFKTAEGEYVINPGADTILLPNSKMFVLGNPDQIKQLNEILGLKKNG, from the coding sequence TGGCAATCGAAGATTATAGTTTTCTCGAAGCTGTTTACATGACGATAATTACCGTGTCGAGTGTTGGTTTTAACGAAGTAAGAGTATTGAGCGATGCAGGAAGAATATTTACTATATTTCTAATATTAACCAGTTTTGGTACTTTTGCCTTTGCAATCTCGTCAATTACGAGATATATGATTGATGGCGAATTTAGGAAGTACTTTGCCGTAAATAGATCAAATAAGAAAATGTCAAAATTAAAAAATCATATAATTGTTTGTGGGTACGGTCGAAATGGTGGACGAGCAATTAAAAGTTTATTAGCACACAAAGAAACTTTCGTAATTATTGAGAAGGATCCTGCTAAAATTGAAGACGCTAGAGAAGATGGCCATCGGAATATTATTGAAGGAGACTCAACAAAAGATAGTGTGCTTTTTTCGGCTAACATTAGCAAGGCTTCAGCCATCATAACTACATTGCCAAAAGATTCGGATAACTTATTTGTAGTTCTTACAGCTCGAGAAATTAATCCTGAATTAAAGATTATAAGCAGTGCGTCTGAGGATAACTCTGTTAGAAAATTAAAAATTGCTGGTGCTGATAATGTGATTATGCCTAGCAAGGTAGGCGGGGCTCACATGGCCTCTTTGGTGCTTACACCAGATTTAGTTGAGTTTTTGGATAACATAAGTTTAGAAGGTGATGCAGATGTTAATTTAGAAGAGATATCGTTCAAGGAACTTCCAGAAGATTTTAATTATAAAACATTGGGCGAGATCGAATCTAGATCAAAAACTGGCACTACTGTAATTGGGTTTAAGACAGCTGAAGGGGAATATGTTATTAACCCAGGAGCGGATACTATATTACTTCCAAATTCCAAAATGTTTGTTCTGGGAAACCCAGATCAAATAAAACAATTGAATGAAATTCTTGGACTGAAGAAAAATGGATGA
- a CDS encoding PspC domain-containing protein — MDEKKILGVCSWLGNKFDINIGLVRIVFLAAVVFGMGMPILAYFALAFYKSKIE; from the coding sequence ATGGATGAGAAGAAGATACTGGGAGTTTGCTCTTGGTTGGGTAATAAATTCGATATTAATATTGGACTTGTAAGAATAGTGTTTTTAGCCGCCGTAGTATTTGGAATGGGAATGCCAATTCTGGCATATTTTGCCTTGGCATTTTATAAATCAAAAATAGAATAG